In Aquisalimonas asiatica, the sequence AGGTGATGACCCTGGAGAGCTGGTCCGAGGAGATCGCGCGGCCGGTGATGCAGGTCTACCCGCTGGCCTGGCTCTACTTCGTGGTCTTCATCCTGCTGTCCGCGTTCACGGTGCTCAACCTCTTCATCGGTATCATCGTCAACACCATGCAGGAGCGGCACATGGAAGAGGCCGATGCCAAGCATCAGCAGACCGAGGCCAAGGCGCACGAGGAGCGCGAGCGGATGCTGCGGCTGATCGAGGAGCTGCACGAGAAGGTGGAGCGGCTGGAGAACCGGCTCGGCAAGCGCTGATCGCGGCGGGTCAGTGCGCCCGCCGGATCGCCGCGTCCCGGAACCAGCGCCGCAGCAGGCCGTGGCGTGGCGAGAACACCAGCGCCAGCAGGAACAGCGTCGAGGCCACCACCACGATGCTGCCACCGGAGGCGAGGTTGAAATAGTAGGCCAGGTACAGGCCGATGATCGCCGAGAACACGCCCACGCCGATGGCGATGGCGAGCATCACCGGCAGGCGGTCAGTGAGCAGATGCGCGGTGGCGCCAGGTGTGGCCAGCATTGCCACCACGAGGATGATGCCCACGGTCTCCAGGCTGGCCACGATGGTCAGCGTCAGCAGCAGAATGAGGCCGTAGTGAATGCGGCCCGAGTGGAACCCCAGCGCCCGCGTCTGCACCGGGTCGAAGGTGTAGAGCAGCAGCTCCTTGTAGAACAGCGTCACCGCCGCCACGGCGATCAGGCCCGCGATGATGGTCAGCAGCAGCGCCGCGGGCTGCACGCCCAGCACGTTGCCGAACAGGATATGCATCAGGTGGGTGCTGGAGGCGATCTGGCTGATGATGACCACGCCGATGGCGAACGCCGCCGTGAACATGACACCCATGGCGGCATCGGCCTTCAGCCGCGTGTGTCGCTCGATGGCGCCGATGCCCAGGGACGTCAGCGCGCCGGTAATGAAGGCGCCGATGAAAAAGGGCCAGCCCACCAGGTAGGCGATGGCCACGCCGGGCAGGACCGCGTGGGAGATGGCGTCGCCGAGCAGTGACCACCGCTTGAGCACGATGAAGCACGACAGCATCCCGCAGGTCGCCCCCACCACGATGGCGGTGAGCAGGGCGCGTTGCATGAACGCGTACTGGAACGGCGCGGCGATGCTCTCCGGGAGCAGGCCCACCACTCCCATGAG encodes:
- a CDS encoding metal ABC transporter permease, with the protein product MVEEFEAFSRIVVDALLSGLMGVVGLLPESIAAPFQYAFMQRALLTAIVVGATCGMLSCFIVLKRWSLLGDAISHAVLPGVAIAYLVGWPFFIGAFITGALTSLGIGAIERHTRLKADAAMGVMFTAAFAIGVVIISQIASSTHLMHILFGNVLGVQPAALLLTIIAGLIAVAAVTLFYKELLLYTFDPVQTRALGFHSGRIHYGLILLLTLTIVASLETVGIILVVAMLATPGATAHLLTDRLPVMLAIAIGVGVFSAIIGLYLAYYFNLASGGSIVVVASTLFLLALVFSPRHGLLRRWFRDAAIRRAH